In Ovis canadensis isolate MfBH-ARS-UI-01 breed Bighorn chromosome 3, ARS-UI_OviCan_v2, whole genome shotgun sequence, one DNA window encodes the following:
- the ZNF513 gene encoding zinc finger protein 513 isoform X1, which translates to MPRRKQSHPQPVKCEGVKVDTEDSLDEGPGALVLESDLLLGQDLEFEEEEEEEEEEGDRNSDQLMGFERDSEGDSLGARPGLPYGLSDDESGGGRALSAESEVEEPARGPGEARGERPGPACQLCGGPTGEGPCCGAGGPGGGPPLPPRLLYSCRLCAFVSHYSSHLKRHMQTHSGEKPFRCGRCPYASAQLVNLTRHTRTHTGEKPYRCPHCPFACSSLGNLRRHQRTHAGPPTPPCPTCGFRCCAPRPARPPSPTEQEGTVPRRPEDALLLPDLSLHVSPGGASFLPDCGQLRGEGEGLCGTGSEPLPELLFPWTCRNCGQELEEGEGSRLAAGTCGRCMRGETGGGASGGPQGPSDKGFACSLCPFATHYPNHLARHMKTHSGEKPFRCARCPYASAHLDNLKRHQRVHTGEKPYKCPLCPYACGNLANLKRHGRIHSGDKPFRCSLCNYSCNQSMNLKRHMLRHTGEKPFRCATCAYTTGHWDNYKRHQKVHGHGGAGGPGLSASEGWAPPHSPPPVLSSRGPAALGATSSRALHTDSP; encoded by the exons ATGCCCCGAAGGAAGCAAAGCCACCCGCAGCCCGTGAAATGCGAGGGGGTCAAAG TGGATACCGAAGACTCCCTCGACGAAGGACCCGGGGCCCTGGTATTGGAGAGTGATTTGCTGCTAGGCCAGGATCTGGAGtttgaagaagaggaggaagaggaagaggaggaaggtgaCCGCAACAGCGACCAGCTCATGGGCTTCGAGAGAGACTCTGAAG GAGACTCTCTGGGGGCCAGGCCTGGGCTTCCCTACGGGCTGAGCGACGACGAGTCTGGGGGCGGCCGCGCACTAAGTGCGGAGAGTGAAGTTGAGGAGCCAGCCAGGGGTCCAGGGGAGGCCAGGGGTGAGAGGCCAGGCCCAGCCTGCCAGCTGTGTGGGGGGCCCACAGGTGAGGGGCCGTGTTGTGGGGCAGGAGGACCGGGTGGGGGGCCCCCGCTGCCCCCACGGCTACTGTACTCATGCCGCCTCTGCGCCTTCGTGTCCCACTACTCGAGCCACCTGAAGcggcacatgcagacacacagcgGGGAGAAGCCATTCCGCTGTGGCCGCTGCCCCTACGCCTCAGCCCAGCTCGTCAACCTGACACGACACACCCGCACCCACACTGGCGAGAAGCCCTACCGCTGTCCCCACTGCCCCTTTGCCTGCAGCAGCCTGGGCAACCTGAGGCGGCATCAGCGCACCCATGCAGGGCCCCCCACTCCTCCCTGCCCGACCTGTGGCTTCCGCTGCTGTGCTCCACGTCCTGCCCGGCCTCCCAGTCCCACAGAGCAGGAGGGGACAGTGCCTCGGCGACCCGAAG ATGCCCTGCTGCTTCCAGATCTGAGCCTCCATGTGTCACCAGGCGGTGCCAGTTTCCTGCCGGACTGTGGGCAGCTGCGGGGTGAAGGGGAAGGCCTGTGTGGGACTGGGTCAGAACCACTGCCAGAGCTGCTGTTCCCTTGGACCTGCCGGAACTGTGGGCaagagctggaggagggggagggcagtCGGCTGGCAGCAGGCACGTGTGGGCGCTGCATGCGAGGAGAGACTGGAGGTGGTGCCAGTGGGGGACCCCAGGGCCCCAGTGACAAAGGCTTCGCCTGCAGCCTCTGCCCCTTTGCCACTCATTATCCCAACCACTTGGCTCGGCACATGAAGACGCACAGTGGTGAGAAGCCCTTCCGCTGTGCCCGTTGTCCCTACGCCTCTGCTCACCTGGACAACCTGAAACGGCACCAGCGTgtccacacaggagagaaaccctacAAGTGCCCCCTCTGCCCCTATGCCTGTGGTAACCTGGCCAACCTCAAACGTCATGGTCGGATCCACTCTGGGGACAAACCTTTTCGGTGCAGCCTTTGCAACTACAGCTGCAATCAGAGTATGAACCTCAAACGCCACATGCTGCGGCACACAGGCGAGAAGCCCTTCCGCTGTGCCACCTGCGCCTATACCACGGGCCACTGGGACAACTACAAGCGCCACCAAAAGGTGCATGGCCACGGAGGGGCGGGAGGGCCTGGCCTCTCTGCTTCTGAGGGCTGGGCCCCACCTCACAGTCCTCCCCCCGTTTTGAGCTCTCGGGGCCCGGCAGCCCTGGGTGCCACCAGTAGCCGAGCTCTCCATACAGACTCACCCTGA
- the ZNF513 gene encoding zinc finger protein 513 isoform X2 yields the protein MGFERDSEGDSLGARPGLPYGLSDDESGGGRALSAESEVEEPARGPGEARGERPGPACQLCGGPTGEGPCCGAGGPGGGPPLPPRLLYSCRLCAFVSHYSSHLKRHMQTHSGEKPFRCGRCPYASAQLVNLTRHTRTHTGEKPYRCPHCPFACSSLGNLRRHQRTHAGPPTPPCPTCGFRCCAPRPARPPSPTEQEGTVPRRPEDALLLPDLSLHVSPGGASFLPDCGQLRGEGEGLCGTGSEPLPELLFPWTCRNCGQELEEGEGSRLAAGTCGRCMRGETGGGASGGPQGPSDKGFACSLCPFATHYPNHLARHMKTHSGEKPFRCARCPYASAHLDNLKRHQRVHTGEKPYKCPLCPYACGNLANLKRHGRIHSGDKPFRCSLCNYSCNQSMNLKRHMLRHTGEKPFRCATCAYTTGHWDNYKRHQKVHGHGGAGGPGLSASEGWAPPHSPPPVLSSRGPAALGATSSRALHTDSP from the exons ATGGGCTTCGAGAGAGACTCTGAAG GAGACTCTCTGGGGGCCAGGCCTGGGCTTCCCTACGGGCTGAGCGACGACGAGTCTGGGGGCGGCCGCGCACTAAGTGCGGAGAGTGAAGTTGAGGAGCCAGCCAGGGGTCCAGGGGAGGCCAGGGGTGAGAGGCCAGGCCCAGCCTGCCAGCTGTGTGGGGGGCCCACAGGTGAGGGGCCGTGTTGTGGGGCAGGAGGACCGGGTGGGGGGCCCCCGCTGCCCCCACGGCTACTGTACTCATGCCGCCTCTGCGCCTTCGTGTCCCACTACTCGAGCCACCTGAAGcggcacatgcagacacacagcgGGGAGAAGCCATTCCGCTGTGGCCGCTGCCCCTACGCCTCAGCCCAGCTCGTCAACCTGACACGACACACCCGCACCCACACTGGCGAGAAGCCCTACCGCTGTCCCCACTGCCCCTTTGCCTGCAGCAGCCTGGGCAACCTGAGGCGGCATCAGCGCACCCATGCAGGGCCCCCCACTCCTCCCTGCCCGACCTGTGGCTTCCGCTGCTGTGCTCCACGTCCTGCCCGGCCTCCCAGTCCCACAGAGCAGGAGGGGACAGTGCCTCGGCGACCCGAAG ATGCCCTGCTGCTTCCAGATCTGAGCCTCCATGTGTCACCAGGCGGTGCCAGTTTCCTGCCGGACTGTGGGCAGCTGCGGGGTGAAGGGGAAGGCCTGTGTGGGACTGGGTCAGAACCACTGCCAGAGCTGCTGTTCCCTTGGACCTGCCGGAACTGTGGGCaagagctggaggagggggagggcagtCGGCTGGCAGCAGGCACGTGTGGGCGCTGCATGCGAGGAGAGACTGGAGGTGGTGCCAGTGGGGGACCCCAGGGCCCCAGTGACAAAGGCTTCGCCTGCAGCCTCTGCCCCTTTGCCACTCATTATCCCAACCACTTGGCTCGGCACATGAAGACGCACAGTGGTGAGAAGCCCTTCCGCTGTGCCCGTTGTCCCTACGCCTCTGCTCACCTGGACAACCTGAAACGGCACCAGCGTgtccacacaggagagaaaccctacAAGTGCCCCCTCTGCCCCTATGCCTGTGGTAACCTGGCCAACCTCAAACGTCATGGTCGGATCCACTCTGGGGACAAACCTTTTCGGTGCAGCCTTTGCAACTACAGCTGCAATCAGAGTATGAACCTCAAACGCCACATGCTGCGGCACACAGGCGAGAAGCCCTTCCGCTGTGCCACCTGCGCCTATACCACGGGCCACTGGGACAACTACAAGCGCCACCAAAAGGTGCATGGCCACGGAGGGGCGGGAGGGCCTGGCCTCTCTGCTTCTGAGGGCTGGGCCCCACCTCACAGTCCTCCCCCCGTTTTGAGCTCTCGGGGCCCGGCAGCCCTGGGTGCCACCAGTAGCCGAGCTCTCCATACAGACTCACCCTGA